The sequence ACCGGGCCGAGGACATCGGCCACTCGCTGGTGGCCTCGCGCCCGGTGTTCGAGCACCGGGCGGTGGTCCTCGGCGACCGTACGGACGCGCTGGCCGCCCTCGCGGCCGGTGAGGAGCACCCGGGGCTGGTGCGGGGTGCGGTGGCCAAGGGGAAGACGGCGTTTCTGTTCACGGGGCAGGGTGCGCAGCGGCTGGGGATGGGCCGTGAGTTGTACGAGGCGTTCCCGGTGTTCGCGGAAGCGTTTGACGCGGTGTGCGCGGAGGTAGACGTGCACCTCGGTTCGGCGTTGCGTGAGGTTGTCTGGGGGGAAGACGCGAAGGCGCTGAACGCCACCGGCTTCACTCAGCCCGCGCTCTTCGCCTTCGAGGTCGCACTGTTCCGGCTGGTGGAGGCGTGGGGCGTCACGCCCGATGTAGTGGTGGGTCACTCGATCGGTGAGCTTGCCGCCGCGCATGTTGCCGGAGTGCTGTCCCTCGCGGACGCCGCTCGTCTCGTCGTCGCCCGAGGTCGTCTGATGCAGGCGCTCCCGGCCGGCGGTGCGATGGTCGCCGTGCAGGCGACCGAGGACGAGGTGCTTCCCCTCCTCACGGAGGGGGTCGGCATCGCGGCCGTCAACGGGCCGCAGTCCGTCGTCGTTTCGGGCGTGGAGTCCGAGGCGCTGGCGCTGGGTGAGCACTTCGCCGCGCTGGGCCGGAAGACCAGCCGCCTTCCCGTCTCCCACGCGTTCCATTCCGCCCTCATGGCCCCGATGCTCGACGAGTTCCGTTCGGTCACCGCCGAGTTGACGTTCGACGAGCCGCGCATCCCGGCTGTCTCCACCGTCACCGGGCTCGCCTCCTCCGACTGGCAGTCACCGGAGTACTGGGTCGATCAGGTCCGCCAGCCCGTCCGGTTCGCGGATGCCGTGAACGCCGCCGAAAGCCTCGGTGCTCGTACGTTCGTGGAGATCGGCCCGGACGCGATCCTCACCGCCCTCGGCGCCGGCTGCGCCACCGAGGACACCAGTACCTTCATCCCGCTCGTCCGCAGGAACCGCCCGGAACCCGAGTGCCTGGCCGGCGGTCTGGCGCGGGTGTTCACCGTCGGCGGCGAGGTGGACTGGCGGGCGTTCTACGCCGGTTCCGGGGCGCGGACCGTCGAGCTGCCCACGTACGCCTTCCAGCGCCACCGCTATTGGCTCGAAGCACCCGCGTCCCAGGGAGGGGGCGCCGCCGCCTCCGGGCAGCTCGCGCTCGACCACCCGGTGCTCCGTGCGGCCGTGGTCCTGCCCGACGACGGCGGTGCGGTGCTCACCGGCAGGCTGTCCGCCGGGACGCACGGCTGGATCGTGGACCACAACGTCCTCGGAAGCGTTCTGCTGCCGGGCACCGGGTTCGTCGAACTGGCCGTCCGGGCGGGCGAACAGCTCGACTGCGGGCTGCTGGAGGAACTGACCCTTCAGGCGCCCCTCGTCCTGCAACCCCTCGGCGGCATCGCCGTCCAGGTGGCCGTCGGGGCGGCGGACGAGACCGGGCGCCGGACCGTGGCCGTCCACTCGCGCGCCGAGGACCAGCCGGACCTGCCGTGGATCCGTCACGCCGAAGGTGTTCTGGCGCCGGTGCCGGACGAGCAGGGCCCGGACGAGCAGGGCCCGGACGGGCTCATGGACTGGCCGCCGGCCGGGGCCCAGGAGCTGACCGTGGACCGTGCCTACCAGGACCTCGCGGAGGCCGGGTACCACTACGGGCCGGTGTTCCAGGGGCTCACCGCGGCCTGGAGCCTCGGCGAGGAGCTGTACGCCGAGGTGCGCCTGCCCGAGTCCGCCCACGAGGACGCCACCCGCTTCGGCCTCCACCCCGCCCTCCTCGACGCGGCGATGCACGTCGGGCTGCTGGCCATTCCGGGCCGCGAGGACGGCGGGCAGACCCTGCTCCCCTTCGCCTGGAACGGCGTCGCCCTGCACGCGGCCGGGGCGAAGGCGCTCCGGGTCCGAGTCAGGCCCGTCGCCCAGCAGGACGGCCTGTCGCTGACCGTCGCCGACGAGCACGGCAACCCGGTGTTGTCGGTGGAATCCCTGCTGTCCCGGCCCGTCTGGGACCAGCGGCCCGGCTCCGCGACCGCCGATGCGCTGCTCCGGGTGGACTGGCAGCCGGTGCCCCTGAGCGACGGGACATCCGAGGTGCCCGCCGTTTACGAGTGCGTGGTGGCGGAGAAGGACGCGGACGTGCCGGGGGCCGTGCGGGGCGTGGTGGGCCGTGCGCTGGAGGCCGTGCAGGACTGGCTGTCCGAGGAGCGGGAAGAGGGCGCCGTGCTGGCGGTCCTCACGCGCGGTGCTGTTGATGCCGGGTGCGCGGGACCGGTGGACCTGCGACAGGCCCCGGTCTGGGGGCTGGTCCGGGCCGCGCAGGCGGAGAACCCGGGGCGGTTCGTGCTGATCGACTCCGACGACTCGGTGCCGCTCGGCAGCCTTGTCGCCCTCGGTGAGCCGGAGTTGCTGGTGCGCGAGGGCGAGGTGCGGGTGCCGCGCCTGGTCCCGGTGGGCTCGGGCGCCTCCGACGGGACCGGGCCGGTGTGGGACGCGGACGGGACCGTACTGATCACGGGCGGCACCGGTGGGCTGGGCGCGCGGGTGGCCCGGCATCTGGTAGCCGAACACGGAGTGCGGAGCCTGCTGTTGCTGGGCCGGCGGGGCGCGGACGCGCCCGGTGCGGCCGATCTGGTGACGGAGCTGTCCGGGCTGGGCGCCTCGGTCGCCGTCGCGGCCTGCGACGTCGCGGACCGGGACTCCTTGGCCGCGGCGATCGCCGCCGTGGACCCGGCGCACCCGCTCACTGGTGTCGTCCATGTCGCCGGTGTCGCGGACAACGGTGTGGTGGGCGCGCTGACGCCCGAGCGGGTGGATGCCGTCCTGCGGCCGAAGGCGGACGCGGCCTGGCATCTGCACGAGCTGACGCGGGAGCTGGACCTGTCGGCGTTCGTGATGTTCTCCTCGGCCGGCGGGCTCGTCCTGGCGGCCGGGCAGGGCAACTACGCGGCGGCCAACGTCTTCCTCGACGCACTCGCCGCCCGACGTCACACCGAGGGCCTTCCCGCGTCCTCGATGGCCTTCGGGCTCTGGGCCGTGGACACCGGCATGGCGTCCCACCTGGCCGATGCCGACCTGGAGCGCATGCGCCGGGCGGGGATGCCCGCGCTGTCCGAGGCGGAGGCCCTGGCCCTGTTCGACGCCGCCCTGACGTCGGGTGTCGCGGCCACCGTTCCTCTCCGCGTCGACCCGGGCGCCCTGCGCACCCGTACCGACGAACTCCCCGCCCTCCTGCGCGCGATCGCCCCGCCCGCACGCAAGCGCTCCACGGCCGGCGCGCCCAAGGGCGCCTGGCTCGCCGCACGGATCGCGGGATGCGACGAGGAGGAGCGGACCGGGATCATCCTGGACGTCGTACGGGGGCACGCGGCGGCCGTTCTCGGTCACGCGTCCGGTGAGGCGATCGAACCGGACCGCGCGTTCGGGGAGCTGGGCTTCGACTCGCTGGGCTCGGTGGAACTGCGCAACCAGCTCACGGCGGTGAGCGGGGTGCGGCTGCCCGCCACGCTGATCTTCGACTACCCGAGCGCGGCGGAGGTCGCCGCGTACATCGCCGCCCGTCTGGTGCCGGCCGTCCCGGTGTCCCGGGCGGAGGCGGACCTCAAGAAGCTGGAGTCCCTGCTCACCACCGACGCCCCGCCCGCCGGACCCGAACGCGCCCGGTTCGTACAACGGCTGAGAGAGCTGGCCGGAAGGCTCGACGCACCGCCGGCGGACGAGCCGGAGGAGGCGGCGCAGGACCTCGGTGAGGTCACCGCGGACGAACTGTTCGACATCCTCGACAACGAGCTCGGCACCCCCGCGACCCCCTGATCCCCGGTCCCGCCTCACCAGGCGGTACGGGCCCCGGCCGGGGTGTGTGACAGCTGTACGGCAGCCGTCACACACCCCGGTCCTTCGCGCGTTCCCGCCCCGCCGGACAGGGGCCCGCGGCAGGGGTGGGTTAAGGGTAGGCCGCCCCTCGAAGCCGTCAGTAGCGTTCGAATCCGATCAACGTTGGACGCCGCGTGAGTGAGTCGCCACGGATCGTCGAGCCAGAGGGAGCAGGTCTCTGTGAGCAACGAAGAGCGACTTCTCGAATACCTGAAGCGGGCCACGACCGACCTGCGCGAGGTACGCCGCCGGCTGGCGGACGCCGAGCGCCGTCTCGAAGAGGCGGGCCCGTCCGGCCGCGGCGCGCACCAGGACGACCCGGTGGTCGTCGTCGGCATGGGCTGCCGCTACCCGGGTGGCGCCACGAGCCCCGAGGCCCTGTGGCAGCTGGTCGCGGACGGCGTGGACGCGATCGGGGAGTTTCCCGCGGACCGCGGCTGGGACGAGGGTGTGTACGACCCCGAGCCGGGTAAGCCCGGCAAGACGTACGCGCGCGAGGGCGGCTTCCTCTACGACGCACCGGACTTCGACCCGGTGTTCTTCGGGATCAGCCCCAACGAGGCCCTGGTGACCGACCCGCAGCAGCGGCTGCTGCTCGAGGTCGCCTGGGAGGCGATCGAGCGGGCCGGGATCGACCCGACGACGCTCAAGGGCTCGCCGACCGGTGTCTTCGCCGGGGTGATGTACCACGACTACGCGCTCGGCGCGGAGCCCGGGAGCACCACGGCCGGCAGCGTGGTGTCCGGTCGCGTCGCCTACACGCTGGGGCTCGAAGGGCCTGCGGTCAGCGTGGACACGGCCTGCTCCTCCTCGTTGGTGGCGCTGCACCTGGCGGCGCAGGCGCTGCGGGCGGGTGAGTGCTCACTCGCCCTCGCCGGCGGGGTGACGGTCATGTCGACCCCGGACATGTTCGTGTACTTCAGCACGCAGCAGGGCCTGGCGTCCGACGGCCGCTCGAAGTCCTTCTCCGCGTCCGCCGACGGTGTCGCCTGCTCCGAGGGCGCCGGTGTCCTGGTCCTGGAGCGGCTGTCCGATGCCCGCCGCAACGGTCACCCGGTGCTCGCGGTGGTGCGTGGCTCGGCGCTCAACCAGGACGGTGCGAGCAACGGCCTCACCGCCCCTAATGGCCCGGCCCAGCAGCGCGTGATCCGTCAGGCCCTGGCCGACGCGGGCCTGACGGCCGCGGACGTCGACGTGGTCGAGGCGCACGGCACCGGCACGACCCTCGGCGACCCGATCGAGGCACAGGCACTCCTGGAGACCTACGGGCAGGAGCGGCCCGAGGGGCGGCCCCTGTGGCTGGGGTCCATCAAGTCCAACATGGGGCACAGCCAGGCGGCGGCGGGTGTCGCGGGGATCATCAAGATGGTCATGGCCCTGCGCCACGGCGTGCTTCCCAAGTCCCTGTACGCCGAAACGCCTTCGGAGCAGGTCGACTGGGCGGAGGGCGCGGTCGAGCTGCTGGCCGAGTCGCGTCCCTGGGTGTCCGGCGGCGCGGTGCGGCGGGCCGGGGTGTCCTCGTTCGGGATCAGTGGGACGAACGCCCATGTGATCGTCGAGGAGGCGCCGGAAGAGACGGGGGAGGCGGCCGTGCGGGCCGCGCTCCCCGTGGTTCCTTGGGTGGTGACGGCGAAGTCCGAGCAGGCCCTCAGTGCTCAGGCCGCCCGCCTGCGGGAACAGGCCCTGGGAGAGCCCGAGACCGATGCGGCGGACATCGGGCTCTCCCTGGCCACCACACGGACCGCCTTCACCCACCGGGCGGTGGTCCTCGGGCAGACAGCCACCGACCGCGCGGACGCGCTGGCCGCGCTCGCGGCGGGGAACGAACACCCGGCGGTGGTCGTCGGCCGGGCCCGCCGGACGGGCAAGTCGGCGTTCCTGTTCACGGGGCAGGGCGCGCAGCGGCTGGGGATGGGCCGTGAACTGTACGAGGCCTACCCGGTGTTCGCCGAGGCGTTTGACGCGGTGTGCGCGGAGGTAGACGTGCACCTCGGTACGGGGTTGCGCGAGGTCATGTGGGGGGAAGACGCGGACGCGCTGAACGCGACCTCGTACACCCAGCCCGCCCTCTTTGCCTTCGAGGTCGCGCTGTTCCGGCTCGTCGAGACGTGGGGTGTCACCCCGGACGTCGTCGTCGGTCACTCGATCGGTGAGCTGGCCGCCGCGCACATTGCCGGGGTGCTGTCCCTCGCGGACGCCGCTCGTCTCGTCGTCGCCCGTGGCCGCCTGATGCAGGCGCTTCCGGCCGGTGGCGCGATGGTGGCCGTGCAGGCGACCGAGGACGAGGTGCTTCCCCTCCTCACGGAGGGGGTGGGCATCGCGGCCGTCAACGGCCCGCAGGCGGTCGTGGTCTCCGGGACCGGGATCGCCGCTCTCGCCGTGGGTGAGCACTTCGCCGCGCTCGGCCGGAAGACCAGCCGCCTTCCCGTCTCGCACGCGTTCCATTCCGCCCTCATGGAGCCGATGCTGATCGACTTCCGCGCCGTCGCCGAGAAGGTGACGTACGCGGAGCCCCGTATCCCGGTCGTCTCCACCGTCACCGGCGCCCCGTCCACCGACTGGCAGACCCCGGAGTACTGGGTCGACCAGGTCCGCCGCCCTGTCCGCTTCGCCGATGCCGTGAACGCCGCGGAAGCACTCGGAGCCCGTACGTTCGTGGAGGTCGGCCCCGACGCGGTGCTCACCGCTCTCGGCGCGGCCTCCGTGACCGACGAGGACACCGCGCTCGTCCCGCTCCTGCGCAGGAACCGCTCCGAGACGGAGTCCCTGGCCGGAGCGGTCGGGCGGCTGTACGCGCAGGGCGTCCGGGTCGACTGGCGGACGTACTTCGCCGGCAGCGGGGCACGGACCGTCGAGCTGCCCACGTACGCCTTCCAGCGCACCCGTTTCTGGGTCGAGGGCAGCGGTGCCACCGGTGCCACCGTCCCGCAGACGGCGCACGACGTGCCCACCGCGGAGGAGTCGCAGCGGGCCGCCGCGGGGCTGCGGGCGGAGCTGGACGGGCTCGGGGCGGCCGAGGCCGGGCGAGTCCTGCTGGCGCTGGTGCGTACGCATGTGGCGGCCGTGCTCGGGCACGCGTCCGTGGGTGTCGTCGAGACCGATCTCGCCTTCCGTGACATGGGCTTCGACTCGCTGGCCGCCGTGGAGCTGCGCAAGCGGCTGACCGCCGCGTCCGGCTGCGACCTGCCCGCCACGCTGATCTTCGACTACCCGACCCCGCGTGCCGTGGCCGCCTTCCTGGCGGAGCGCCTGGACTCCGAGTCCGGGGCGGGGGACGGCGACCCGGCCGCCGCGGTGCTGGCCGAACTGGACCGGATCGAGGACGTGCTCGGCGGGTTCCCCGTCACCGGCGCGGACGCGGAGACGGTCGGCGCCCGCGCGGACGCGATCACCGCCCGCCTCGAAGCCATCGTGCGGCGCTGGCGCGACGCCCAGGGCGATCCGGCACCGGCCGGCGAGGGGCCCGACTTCGAAACGGTCACCGACGAGGAGCTGTTCGACGTGCTCGACAGCGAATTCGGCATCTCCTAGCCAGCGATCAGCTGCAGATTGGTTGAGGTTCGATGAGCAACGACGACAAGCTCCGGGACTATCTCAAGCGCGCCACCGCCGAACTCCAGCGCACCCGACGCCAGTTGTCGGAGGTCGAGGCGCGGGGCAGCGAACCGGTCGCGATCGTGGCGATGGGCTGCCGCTTCCCCGGTGGCATCACCTCGCCCGAGGATCTGTGGCAGCTGGTGGACGCGGGGCGGGACGCCGTGTCGCTGTTCCCGGAGGGCCGTGGCTGGGACATGGACGCCCTGTACGACCCCGAGCCGTCGACGCCCGGCAGGACGTACTGCCGTGAGGGCGGCTTCCTGCACGACGCGGGGGAGTTCGACGCGGACTTCTTCAAGATCAGCCCGCGTGAGGCGAAGGACACCGACCCGCAGCAGCGGCTGCTGCTGGAAGTGTCCTGGGAGGCCATCGAGCGCGCCGGAATCGACCCGACCTCGCTGAAGGGCAGCCGTACCGGTGTGTTCGCCGGTGTCGTCTACCACGACTACCCGGGCGGCGGCGGTACCGGCGGCCTGGCGAGCGTCGCCTCCGGGCGCGTTGCCTACACCCTCGGCCTGGAGGGCCCGGCGGTCACCGTCGACACGGCCTGCTCCTCCTCCCTCGTCGCCCTCCATCTCGCGGTTCAGTCGGTGCGCAGCGGGGAATGCGCACTCGCGCTCGCGGGCGGCGTCACCGTCATGGCGAGCCCCGACTCCTTCGTCGGCTTCAGCCAGGACCGGGGCCTCGCCCCCGACGGCCGCTGCAAGTCCTTCGCCGCCGCGGCCGACGGCACCACCTGGTCCGAGGGCGCGGGCATGCTCCTCGTCGAGCGGCTGTCCGACGCCCGCCGCAACGGCCACCCCGTCCTCGCCGTCATCCGGGGTTCGGCGATGAACTCCGACGGCGCGTCCAACGGGCTGACCGCGCCGAACGGTCCCTCGCAGCAGCGCGTCATCCAGCAGGCCCTGGCCTCCGGCGGCCTCGCACCCGCCGATGTCGACGCCGTCGAGGCGCACGGCACCGGCACGACGCTCGGTGACCCGATCGAGGCGCAGGCCCTCATCGCCGCCTACGGGCGCGAGCGGCCCGCCGACCGGCCGCTGTGGCTGGGCTCGTTCAAGTCGAACATCGGGCACGCGCAGGCCGCCGCCGGTGTCGGTGGCGTGATCAAGATGGTGCAGGCGATGAAGGCGGGCGTCCTGCCGCGCACCCTGCACGTGGACGAGCCGAGCCACAACGTGGACTGGAGCGCGGGCAGCGTACGGCTGCTGACCGAGCCGGTCACTTGGCCGGACCTCGGCCGCGCCAAGCGGGCCGGGGTGTCGTCGTTCGGGCTGAGCGGCACGAATGTGCATGTGATCGTGGAGGAGGCACCGGCCGCGGTGGTTTCCGCCTCCGCCGAGGCGGGTACGGCGGAGGGCGCCGCCGAGGAGCGTACGAGCCGGGGCACCGCCCCCCGTTTCGTGCCCGTGCTCCTGTCCGCCCGCCGCCCCGAGGCGCTGGCCGCACAGGCAGCCCGCCTCGCCGCCCACCTGGAGGCCCACCCGGCCGCGCCCCTGGCCGACACCGGCTGGTCGCTGGCCACCACCCGGGCCGCCCTGGAACACCGTGCGGTGATCGTCGCCGACGGACAGGCGCCCACCGGTCACGCCGACCTCGTACGGGCGCTGCGCGCGCTCGCCGACGGGTCCGCCGATGCGGCCGTCACCGGGGACGCGCGGCCCGACGCGCTGAGCGCGGTGCTGTTCACGGGGCAGGGTTCGCAGCGCCTCGGGATGGGACGGGAACTGCATGCCGCCTACCCGGTGTTCGCCCGCGCCTTCGACGAGGCCGTGGACGCGCTCGACGCGCACCTCGACACCTCGTTGCGGGCGGCGATGTGGGGCGAGGACCGGGCGCTGCTCGACGGTACGGGGCTCGCGCAGCCGGCCCTGTTCGCGTGCGAGGTGGCGCTGTACCGGCTCATCGAGTCCTGGGGCGTGCGGCCCGACTTCCTCGCCGGGCACTCCGTGGGCGAGTTCGCCGTCGCGCATGTCGCGGGCGTGCTCTCCCTGGCGGACGCTTCGAAGCTCGTCGCCGCCCGGGGCCGGCTGATGCAGGCGCTTGTGGCCGGCGGCGCGATGGTCGCCGTGGAGGCGTCCGAGGACGAGGTGACGCCGCTGCTCACCCCGGCCACGGGGATCGCCGCGCTCAACGGTCCGCGTTCCGTGATCGTCTCCGGCGCGGAGACCGACGCGCTCGCGATCGCCGCCCACTTCGCGGCCGAGGGCCGCCGCACCAAGCGGCTCGCCGTGTCGCACGCCTTCCACTCGCCGCTCATGGAGCCGATGCTCGACGACTTCCGTGCGGTCGCCGAGAGCGTCACGTACGCGACCGCCCGCATTCCGGTCGTCTCCACCGTCACCGGTGAACTCGCCGGTGACGACGAACTGGCCTGCGCGGACTACTGGGTGCGGCACGTCCGGGCGAGCGTCCGGTTCAGCGACGCCGTGCGCGCGCTCGCCGCCAAGGGCGTCCACACCTTCCTGGAACTCGGCCCGGACGCGGCCCTGACCCCGCTCGGACCCGACTGCCTGACCGGCGCCGACGAGGGCACCGACCAGCCGGTCTTCACGGCCGCCCTGCGCCGGGACCGCGACGAGGCACGCGTGCTGACGGAGGCCGTCGCGCTCGCCCACACCCGGGGCGTGCCCGTCGACTGGAACGCCTGCTTCACCGCGACCGGCCACCGCCCGCACCGCGTGGACCTGCCGACGTACGCCTTCCAGCACCGCACCTACTGGGCGACCGCGCCCGAGACCGCTCCGGCGGCTGCCACGGCGGAGCCCGGTGAGGCCGGGTTCTGGGAGGCCGTGGAGCAGGAGGACGCGGCCGGGCTCGCGGAGCGGCTCGGTGTCGACCCCGCCGATCTGGCCCCCGTGCTGCCCGCGCTCACCAGCTGGCGGGCCGGCCGGCGCGAGGCGTCGGCCGTGGACGCGCTGCGCTACCGGGTCTCCTGGGCGCCGGTCGCCGACCCCGCGCCGCCCGCCCCGCTCACCGGGGACTGGCTCGTGGCGCACGCGGCGGCGGACCGCTCCTTGGCTGAAGCGCTGGCCGGTGAGCTGGCGGAGCGGGGCGCGAACCCCGTTCTGTCGGAGGGCGTCGCGCTGTCCGCCGCCGCCCCCGCCGGAGTCGTCAGCCTCCTCGCCCTCGACAACACCCCGCACCCGGACCACCCGGTGCTCTCCCAGGGGCTCGCGGACACCGCCGCCCTGCTGCGTGAGACGGCGGCCCTGGGATGGACGGCCCCGGTGTGGTGCCTCACCCGGGGCGCGGTGGCCACCGATGACGGTGACGCGGCGGTGCGGCCCGAGCAGACCGCCGTGTGGGGGCTCGGTGCTGCCCTCGCGCTGGAGGCACCGGACACCTGGGGCGGCCTGATCGACCTGCCCGCGAACGCCGACGACGCGGTCCTGCGCCGGGTTTGTGACGCCCTCGCGCGGGGAACCGCCGAGGACCAGCTCGCCGTACGTCCGCAGGGCGCTTACGCCCGCCGTCTGGTCCGGCCCGCGCAGCCCGATCCGGCGGCGACCTGGCAGGCCCGGGGCACCGTCCTCGTCACCGGCGGCACCGGCGGGATCGGCGCCCATGTGGCCCGGATGCTCGCCGCCGACGGAGCGGACCACGTGGTCCTCGCCGGGCGGCGCGGCCAGGACGCCCCTGGTGTCACGGAACTGGCCGCGGAGATCGGGGCCATGGGCGCCCGCGTCTCCGTGGCGGCCTGCGACATGGCCGACCGCGAAGCCGTACGCGGGCTGCTCGCCGGCCTCACGGACCTCACCGCCGTCTTCCACGCGGCAGGGCTCCCGCAGCGCATCGCCCCGCTCGGTGAACTGTCCCTCGCGGAGCTGGCCCAGGTCGCGGAGGCCAAGGTGCTCGGCGCCCGTCACCTGGACGAACTCCTCGGCGACACACCGCTCGACGCGTTCGTGCTGTTCTCGTCCGGCGCCGCCGTCTGGGGCAGTGCGGGCCAGTCCGCGTACGGCAGCGCCAACGCCTTTCTCGACGGGCTCGCGCACAGTCGGCGGGCCCGTGGACTCGCCGCCACTTCGGTGGCATGGGGGTCGTGGGACGGGGGAATGGTCGACGCCGAACTGGCCGCTGTCA is a genomic window of Streptomyces sp. NBC_00708 containing:
- a CDS encoding type I polyketide synthase; the protein is MSNEERLLEYLKRATTDLREVRRRLADAERRLEEAGPSGRGAHQDDPVVVVGMGCRYPGGATSPEALWQLVADGVDAIGEFPADRGWDEGVYDPEPGKPGKTYAREGGFLYDAPDFDPVFFGISPNEALVTDPQQRLLLEVAWEAIERAGIDPTTLKGSPTGVFAGVMYHDYALGAEPGSTTAGSVVSGRVAYTLGLEGPAVSVDTACSSSLVALHLAAQALRAGECSLALAGGVTVMSTPDMFVYFSTQQGLASDGRSKSFSASADGVACSEGAGVLVLERLSDARRNGHPVLAVVRGSALNQDGASNGLTAPNGPAQQRVIRQALADAGLTAADVDVVEAHGTGTTLGDPIEAQALLETYGQERPEGRPLWLGSIKSNMGHSQAAAGVAGIIKMVMALRHGVLPKSLYAETPSEQVDWAEGAVELLAESRPWVSGGAVRRAGVSSFGISGTNAHVIVEEAPEETGEAAVRAALPVVPWVVTAKSEQALSAQAARLREQALGEPETDAADIGLSLATTRTAFTHRAVVLGQTATDRADALAALAAGNEHPAVVVGRARRTGKSAFLFTGQGAQRLGMGRELYEAYPVFAEAFDAVCAEVDVHLGTGLREVMWGEDADALNATSYTQPALFAFEVALFRLVETWGVTPDVVVGHSIGELAAAHIAGVLSLADAARLVVARGRLMQALPAGGAMVAVQATEDEVLPLLTEGVGIAAVNGPQAVVVSGTGIAALAVGEHFAALGRKTSRLPVSHAFHSALMEPMLIDFRAVAEKVTYAEPRIPVVSTVTGAPSTDWQTPEYWVDQVRRPVRFADAVNAAEALGARTFVEVGPDAVLTALGAASVTDEDTALVPLLRRNRSETESLAGAVGRLYAQGVRVDWRTYFAGSGARTVELPTYAFQRTRFWVEGSGATGATVPQTAHDVPTAEESQRAAAGLRAELDGLGAAEAGRVLLALVRTHVAAVLGHASVGVVETDLAFRDMGFDSLAAVELRKRLTAASGCDLPATLIFDYPTPRAVAAFLAERLDSESGAGDGDPAAAVLAELDRIEDVLGGFPVTGADAETVGARADAITARLEAIVRRWRDAQGDPAPAGEGPDFETVTDEELFDVLDSEFGIS
- a CDS encoding SDR family NAD(P)-dependent oxidoreductase; protein product: MSNDDKLRDYLKRATAELQRTRRQLSEVEARGSEPVAIVAMGCRFPGGITSPEDLWQLVDAGRDAVSLFPEGRGWDMDALYDPEPSTPGRTYCREGGFLHDAGEFDADFFKISPREAKDTDPQQRLLLEVSWEAIERAGIDPTSLKGSRTGVFAGVVYHDYPGGGGTGGLASVASGRVAYTLGLEGPAVTVDTACSSSLVALHLAVQSVRSGECALALAGGVTVMASPDSFVGFSQDRGLAPDGRCKSFAAAADGTTWSEGAGMLLVERLSDARRNGHPVLAVIRGSAMNSDGASNGLTAPNGPSQQRVIQQALASGGLAPADVDAVEAHGTGTTLGDPIEAQALIAAYGRERPADRPLWLGSFKSNIGHAQAAAGVGGVIKMVQAMKAGVLPRTLHVDEPSHNVDWSAGSVRLLTEPVTWPDLGRAKRAGVSSFGLSGTNVHVIVEEAPAAVVSASAEAGTAEGAAEERTSRGTAPRFVPVLLSARRPEALAAQAARLAAHLEAHPAAPLADTGWSLATTRAALEHRAVIVADGQAPTGHADLVRALRALADGSADAAVTGDARPDALSAVLFTGQGSQRLGMGRELHAAYPVFARAFDEAVDALDAHLDTSLRAAMWGEDRALLDGTGLAQPALFACEVALYRLIESWGVRPDFLAGHSVGEFAVAHVAGVLSLADASKLVAARGRLMQALVAGGAMVAVEASEDEVTPLLTPATGIAALNGPRSVIVSGAETDALAIAAHFAAEGRRTKRLAVSHAFHSPLMEPMLDDFRAVAESVTYATARIPVVSTVTGELAGDDELACADYWVRHVRASVRFSDAVRALAAKGVHTFLELGPDAALTPLGPDCLTGADEGTDQPVFTAALRRDRDEARVLTEAVALAHTRGVPVDWNACFTATGHRPHRVDLPTYAFQHRTYWATAPETAPAAATAEPGEAGFWEAVEQEDAAGLAERLGVDPADLAPVLPALTSWRAGRREASAVDALRYRVSWAPVADPAPPAPLTGDWLVAHAAADRSLAEALAGELAERGANPVLSEGVALSAAAPAGVVSLLALDNTPHPDHPVLSQGLADTAALLRETAALGWTAPVWCLTRGAVATDDGDAAVRPEQTAVWGLGAALALEAPDTWGGLIDLPANADDAVLRRVCDALARGTAEDQLAVRPQGAYARRLVRPAQPDPAATWQARGTVLVTGGTGGIGAHVARMLAADGADHVVLAGRRGQDAPGVTELAAEIGAMGARVSVAACDMADREAVRGLLAGLTDLTAVFHAAGLPQRIAPLGELSLAELAQVAEAKVLGARHLDELLGDTPLDAFVLFSSGAAVWGSAGQSAYGSANAFLDGLAHSRRARGLAATSVAWGSWDGGMVDAELAAVMRRMGAPAMAPALAIGALRRILTGGGSHAVVAEFDWERFAPTFVLARPRPLLDALPDARAALGPDGGADGGAGDSGLADRLAGLAEPEQRSVLLDLVRTHVAALLGYDEPAEVGADRGFTDLGFDSVAAVDLRTKLVAATGRPLPTSMIYDHPSPGALAGHLWSELCQDDSLGELPVLAQLDRLEEAAAALAAEDIEATRITARLQSLLTRLTGTLDAQNGDSGQKVGDQLEAASADDVFAFIDNELGLT